Proteins co-encoded in one Kribbella qitaiheensis genomic window:
- a CDS encoding single-stranded DNA-binding protein — translation MSVNETTVTVLGWVGGDVDYREVSGGVGVANFRVGTTPRHFDKTVGGWVDRPTTWFQVECWRGLAEHVRQSVQRGHPVLVTGRLKTTEWDDGEGGKRTKTVIDAFSVGHDLARGTAAFTKAARRPYRTETSSLDEDPTEFPEEPTPDFSTTDSTDPYESVPKAA, via the coding sequence GTGAGCGTCAACGAGACCACTGTGACCGTGCTCGGCTGGGTCGGCGGAGACGTCGACTATCGGGAGGTGTCGGGCGGCGTCGGGGTGGCGAACTTCCGGGTCGGTACGACGCCGCGGCACTTCGACAAGACCGTCGGCGGCTGGGTCGACCGGCCGACCACCTGGTTCCAGGTCGAATGCTGGCGGGGCCTGGCCGAGCATGTGCGCCAATCGGTCCAGCGCGGCCATCCGGTGCTCGTCACCGGCCGGCTGAAGACGACCGAATGGGACGATGGGGAAGGGGGCAAGAGGACCAAGACCGTGATCGATGCCTTCTCCGTCGGTCACGACCTCGCCCGCGGCACCGCTGCCTTCACCAAGGCGGCGCGACGGCCTTATCGCACCGAAACCAGCTCCCTCGACGAGGACCCGACGGAGTTCCCGGAAGAACCCACGCCGGACTTCTCCACCACCGATTCCACTGACCCCTACGAGTCTGTGCCGAAGGCGGCCTGA
- a CDS encoding GTPase, whose product MTGIVDTVKGLVRGSTDVLTKIEALEDAAAAGQGRLDPVVLSEASQIVDRASQRLRMSGDLTVVALAGATGSGKSSLFNALTGLDLAAIGTRRPTSSMPLACVWGEEPAGELLNWLGIPRRHQVSHRSSLEDALSEDLDGLVLLDLPDHDSTEVEHRLIVDRLVELVDVLVWVVDPQKYADAALHNRYIKPFASHSSVMVFALNHADKLTDEQRKSCVGDLTRLLKSDGLKSPSIVATSAVSGTGPGRPAHAAGQAGQRQARGA is encoded by the coding sequence GTGACGGGAATTGTGGATACGGTCAAGGGCCTGGTGAGGGGCTCTACCGATGTCCTGACGAAGATCGAGGCACTCGAGGACGCCGCGGCAGCCGGTCAAGGCCGGCTGGACCCCGTCGTACTGAGTGAGGCCTCGCAGATCGTGGACCGGGCCAGCCAACGGCTCCGGATGTCCGGCGACCTCACCGTGGTGGCTCTGGCCGGTGCGACCGGTTCTGGGAAGTCGTCGTTGTTCAACGCGCTCACCGGGCTCGACCTGGCAGCGATCGGTACGCGACGGCCGACCAGCTCGATGCCACTGGCCTGTGTGTGGGGCGAGGAGCCTGCCGGTGAGCTGCTGAACTGGCTGGGGATCCCGCGACGTCACCAGGTCTCGCACCGCAGCTCACTCGAAGACGCGCTGTCGGAGGACCTCGACGGCCTGGTGCTGCTGGACCTGCCGGACCATGACTCCACCGAGGTAGAGCACCGGCTGATCGTGGACCGCCTGGTCGAGCTGGTCGACGTACTGGTGTGGGTGGTTGATCCGCAGAAGTACGCGGACGCCGCACTGCACAACCGCTACATCAAGCCGTTCGCGTCGCACTCGTCAGTGATGGTGTTCGCGCTGAACCACGCCGACAAGCTGACCGACGAGCAGCGCAAAAGCTGTGTGGGCGACCTGACCCGACTGCTGAAGTCGGACGGGCTGAAGTCGCCATCGATCGTTGCCACCTCTGCAGTGAGCGGTACCGGCCCTGGACGACCTGCGCACGCTGCTGGTCAAGCGGGTCAACGCCAAGCGCGCGGCGCGTGA